TCGAAGAGGGGGTGAACATCTTCTCGCCTTTGGCGGCAAACCAGGCCGTAGCCTTTGCCAGAATATCTCGCTCCATTTGGAGTTGACGTACTTGGCGGCGTAATCGACTCAGCTCTTCGCGCTCAGCAGTACTCAGACTGGTTGTACTTAATGCGGTATGCGCTGGAGTAGTGGATGCTTGGGTTACCCATTTCTTGATCGTCTTGGCATAGCAACCAAATTCTTGTGCTAACTCATTAGCACTTTTACCAAGCTGCACCAATTCGATCATTTGTTGACGAAATGCTGCCGGATACGGCACTCTGGATTAACTCATCTTGGACTTCTTTTAGGTCCAAGCTAGTTACAGTGTGGCGAAATCAACGCATCGATAATATGAAGGCAGCGGCCGAATGGATTCCGGAACCAGATACAAAGACCCCTTTCTTGCCCAACTCATCACTCATTCGACG
The Mycoavidus cysteinexigens genome window above contains:
- a CDS encoding transposase, translated to MPYPAAFRQQMIELVQLGKSANELAQEFGCYAKTIKKWVTQASTTPAHTALSTTSLSTAEREELSRLRRQVRQLQMERDILAKATAWFAAKGEKMFTPSSSF